One region of Acidobacteriota bacterium genomic DNA includes:
- a CDS encoding PQQ-like beta-propeller repeat protein gives MLRYVPGLAMLCLLAIFQSVQAAETSMFQANLNHTGVYSTKAAAQFTGIKWKFVTNGPVRSSPTLFDGVVYFGSSDQFCYAVQSQTGRQVWKFQADGAVHSAPACTTTDVYVTDSKGTLYDLSRADGKLKWKLETANHPYLGGWDYILSSPIVTNTLVYFGSGDGYLYAVEKTSGKQKWRFQTGEVIRSTPAVAGGLLYIGGFDGKLSALDAETGQVRWEFKTVGNQYFPKGEIQGSPAIVDNIVCFGSRDYHLYALDAKTGKELWKVMHENSWVITTPVIHNGIVYAGSSDGKFVQAVDLKTGVEKWHVATTSNVLASPALAEDVVYFSQMDGVFLALDAATGKEKWKFTATDPIFSSPVVADSVVYVGCDDGGLYALSGEPADTFQPAVWKAVYWDEKVVYHWFEHHVPVRDHFVKAGYTQIDSVGLYRFMNRRIKDKTPSVIVFAMDCVPGFLASEISEKALLRQYLNAGGKIVWLGEPPLAVIKDENTGLLYNFNPERTAKVLGFNDKDADSGFYAMRATPEGKKWGMPDSWVGSWPIDPKEVTTVLGTDEFGRPMAWVKNYGGPEGTGFVRLWGRQKAVDNLPAIQAIAEYGLR, from the coding sequence ATGCTTCGATATGTACCTGGTTTGGCCATGCTGTGCCTGCTGGCGATATTTCAGTCGGTTCAGGCGGCTGAGACGTCCATGTTTCAGGCAAATCTTAACCACACGGGAGTTTACTCCACCAAAGCTGCGGCTCAGTTCACGGGCATTAAATGGAAATTCGTTACAAATGGTCCAGTGCGGTCATCTCCGACGCTGTTTGACGGCGTTGTGTATTTCGGCAGCAGCGACCAGTTTTGTTATGCCGTCCAGTCACAAACCGGTCGTCAGGTCTGGAAGTTTCAGGCAGATGGCGCGGTTCATTCGGCCCCAGCCTGTACTACAACGGATGTCTACGTCACCGATTCAAAAGGCACGCTCTATGATCTGAGTCGAGCAGACGGCAAGCTGAAATGGAAGCTTGAAACGGCCAATCATCCGTACCTCGGCGGCTGGGATTACATTTTGTCATCTCCGATTGTTACAAATACGCTGGTGTATTTCGGCAGCGGCGATGGGTATCTCTACGCGGTTGAAAAGACCTCCGGGAAACAAAAGTGGCGGTTTCAGACGGGCGAAGTGATCCGTTCGACACCGGCGGTGGCGGGTGGACTGCTCTACATTGGCGGATTCGACGGAAAACTTTCGGCACTGGATGCCGAAACCGGGCAGGTTCGCTGGGAATTCAAAACCGTTGGCAACCAGTATTTTCCGAAGGGCGAGATCCAGGGTTCACCCGCAATTGTGGATAACATCGTGTGTTTTGGCAGTCGTGACTATCATTTGTATGCACTCGACGCGAAAACCGGAAAAGAGCTGTGGAAAGTGATGCACGAGAATTCGTGGGTGATTACCACACCAGTCATCCACAATGGAATTGTCTATGCTGGCAGTTCGGACGGAAAATTCGTCCAGGCGGTTGACCTCAAAACCGGCGTGGAAAAATGGCATGTGGCGACGACTTCAAATGTTCTGGCTTCGCCGGCACTGGCCGAAGATGTAGTGTATTTTTCCCAGATGGACGGTGTCTTCCTGGCGCTGGATGCGGCCACAGGGAAAGAGAAATGGAAGTTCACGGCGACTGACCCAATTTTTTCTTCGCCAGTTGTCGCCGACAGTGTGGTTTATGTCGGGTGTGACGACGGAGGACTCTATGCCCTGTCTGGTGAACCAGCGGACACATTCCAGCCAGCCGTGTGGAAAGCCGTGTACTGGGATGAAAAAGTCGTCTATCACTGGTTTGAACATCACGTCCCGGTGCGTGACCATTTCGTGAAGGCCGGGTACACGCAAATTGATTCTGTCGGTTTGTATCGGTTTATGAATCGGCGAATCAAAGACAAAACCCCGAGCGTGATTGTCTTTGCGATGGATTGTGTTCCAGGTTTTCTGGCGTCAGAAATTTCCGAGAAAGCGTTGCTGCGTCAGTATCTGAATGCTGGCGGGAAAATTGTCTGGCTCGGAGAGCCTCCGCTGGCAGTGATCAAAGATGAAAACACCGGTTTACTCTATAACTTTAACCCTGAGCGAACGGCGAAAGTGCTTGGATTCAATGACAAGGATGCCGATTCCGGGTTTTACGCCATGAGAGCCACACCCGAAGGGAAAAAATGGGGCATGCCTGATTCCTGGGTTGGTTCGTGGCCGATTGATCCAAAGGAAGTCACTACGGTTCTCGGCACCGATGAATTTGGCCGCCCAATGGCCTGGGTCAAGAACTACGGCGGACCCGAAGGCACGGGCTTTGTCCGACTGTGGGGCCGCCAGAAAGCAGTTGATAACCTGCCGGCGATTCAGGCGATTGCCGAATATGGGCTGCGGTAA